Proteins encoded within one genomic window of Ammonifex degensii KC4:
- a CDS encoding Eco57I restriction-modification methylase domain-containing protein produces the protein MAADLVDRIYDGVAEGQRPEDFGLEKGRVESEAAAAWQEALEHWQAFLHRLDRLPESDPATSATRDQWVIPLLSLLGYELVYMPRAAEVEGKTYAISHRAGTSDDAPPVHIVGCRQPLDRRPPAGRPRLAPHSLVQEYLNRSEHLWGVVTNGFAFRILRASPCLTRPAYIEFDLREMMEGRNFADFVLFYRLAHRSRLPREGGPPADCWLERYYLDTIEQGGRVRDRLRDGVEKAIKILGRGFLRHPDNQLLRDKIASGELSAADYYRQLLRLVYRLLFLLVAEERDLLTANRVYREHYSVTRLRRLCENRRAYTEHGDLWEGLKVTFRLLEEEELGKHLGLPPLNGPLFESQALADLAGLSLSNRSLLEALWHLSVYREDDRSPWRRVNYAALDVEELGSVYESLLDYCPVFPGQADFDLAPGTERKSTGSYYTPRELVEELVKSALVPVMEERLKEAGSPEEKERALLSIKVCDPACGSGHFLLTAARRLGAELARVRTGADEPAPEEVREAVREVITHCLYGVDKNPMAVELCKVALWIEGHLPGKPLTFLDHRIKCGDSLVGVLDLGVLRKGIPEEAFDPVEGDERKLAQQLKRLNRREKDQSYISFGSPAVADPVGRLAEEHRRLSELSDDMVESVRLKAEFYAGLEKAKEYWRTACDIFTAAFFARLTRQAFEEGRIPTNDALLSYLEGRSLGSRVAEAAKNLARKHRFFHWPLEFPEVFEQGGFDVVLCNPPWERIKLQEEEFFATRDPKIANALNKAERRRLIKALPATNPALWEEYQEAKHAAEAQSKFLRASGRFPLTARGDINTYSVFAELFSQLLRPGGRTGVVLPTGIATDDTNKHFFAHLVETGRLVSLYDFENREGIFPAVDSRYKFSLLTMRGQGEEKTPLRFAFFLTRTEQLRDGRRVFEMSPEDLALFNPNTRTCPVFRTREDAELTKKIYRRVPVLVNEQTGGKPVGRKVYEDV, from the coding sequence TTGGCCGCAGACCTCGTCGACCGGATCTACGACGGCGTGGCTGAGGGCCAGCGCCCGGAGGACTTCGGGCTGGAGAAGGGAAGGGTAGAGAGCGAAGCTGCCGCGGCCTGGCAGGAGGCGTTGGAGCACTGGCAGGCCTTCCTGCACCGCCTGGACCGCCTTCCCGAGTCTGACCCTGCTACCAGCGCTACCCGGGACCAGTGGGTGATCCCGCTGCTGAGCCTCCTGGGGTACGAACTGGTCTACATGCCCCGGGCTGCAGAGGTGGAAGGGAAGACCTACGCCATCTCCCACCGCGCTGGCACGAGTGACGACGCCCCTCCGGTGCACATCGTGGGCTGCCGCCAGCCGCTGGACCGCCGCCCGCCCGCGGGTAGGCCGCGGCTCGCTCCCCACTCCCTGGTCCAGGAGTACCTCAACCGCTCGGAGCACCTCTGGGGCGTGGTCACCAACGGCTTTGCCTTCCGCATCCTCCGGGCCTCCCCTTGCCTCACCAGGCCTGCCTACATAGAGTTCGACCTGCGGGAGATGATGGAGGGGCGGAACTTCGCCGACTTTGTCCTCTTTTACCGCCTGGCCCACCGCTCCCGCCTGCCACGGGAAGGAGGGCCCCCCGCCGACTGCTGGCTGGAGAGGTACTACCTTGACACGATAGAGCAGGGCGGCCGTGTCCGCGACCGCCTGCGGGACGGGGTGGAGAAGGCGATAAAGATCCTGGGGCGGGGCTTTCTCCGGCACCCGGACAACCAGCTTCTCAGAGACAAAATCGCCTCCGGCGAACTCTCGGCCGCCGACTACTACCGGCAGCTCCTGCGCCTGGTCTACCGGCTCCTTTTCCTCTTGGTGGCGGAGGAGCGCGACCTGCTCACCGCCAACCGGGTCTACCGGGAGCACTACAGCGTCACCCGGCTGCGTCGGCTGTGCGAGAACCGGCGGGCCTACACCGAGCACGGCGATCTCTGGGAAGGGCTCAAGGTCACCTTCCGCCTCCTGGAGGAGGAAGAGTTGGGGAAGCACCTGGGACTGCCCCCGCTCAACGGGCCCCTCTTCGAGTCCCAGGCCCTGGCCGACCTGGCCGGCCTCAGCCTGAGCAACCGGTCGCTCCTGGAAGCTCTCTGGCACCTCTCCGTGTACCGGGAGGACGATCGCTCTCCCTGGCGCCGGGTCAACTACGCGGCTCTGGACGTGGAGGAACTGGGCAGCGTCTACGAGAGCCTGCTGGACTACTGTCCCGTCTTCCCCGGCCAAGCCGACTTCGACCTCGCCCCCGGGACGGAGCGCAAGTCCACCGGCTCCTACTACACCCCGCGCGAACTGGTCGAGGAACTGGTGAAAAGCGCCCTCGTGCCTGTGATGGAGGAGAGGCTCAAGGAGGCAGGCTCGCCCGAGGAGAAGGAAAGGGCCCTCCTGTCGATAAAAGTCTGCGACCCGGCTTGCGGCTCTGGCCACTTCCTGCTGACGGCGGCGCGCCGGCTGGGGGCGGAGCTGGCCCGGGTGCGCACCGGGGCGGACGAGCCGGCGCCGGAGGAAGTACGTGAGGCCGTGCGGGAGGTCATTACCCACTGCCTCTACGGCGTGGACAAAAACCCGATGGCCGTGGAGCTCTGCAAGGTGGCCTTATGGATTGAGGGGCACCTGCCCGGAAAGCCCCTCACTTTCCTCGATCACCGCATCAAGTGCGGGGACTCCCTGGTGGGGGTCCTCGACCTGGGGGTGCTGCGGAAGGGCATCCCCGAGGAGGCCTTCGACCCGGTCGAAGGGGACGAGAGGAAACTGGCGCAGCAGCTCAAGAGGCTGAACCGGAGGGAGAAAGACCAGTCCTACATCTCCTTCGGCTCCCCTGCGGTTGCCGATCCGGTCGGCCGGCTCGCGGAAGAGCACCGGCGGCTGTCCGAGCTGTCCGACGACATGGTGGAGAGTGTCCGCCTCAAGGCCGAGTTTTACGCCGGGCTGGAGAAGGCTAAGGAGTACTGGCGCACGGCGTGCGACATCTTCACCGCCGCCTTCTTCGCCCGCCTCACCCGGCAGGCCTTTGAAGAGGGAAGGATCCCGACCAACGATGCTCTCCTCTCTTATCTGGAGGGACGAAGCCTTGGTTCGCGCGTGGCCGAAGCCGCCAAGAACCTGGCGCGAAAGCACCGCTTCTTCCACTGGCCCCTGGAGTTCCCCGAAGTCTTTGAGCAGGGCGGCTTCGACGTGGTGCTCTGCAACCCGCCCTGGGAGCGCATCAAGCTCCAGGAGGAAGAGTTCTTTGCCACCCGGGATCCGAAGATTGCCAACGCCCTCAATAAGGCGGAGCGCCGGCGGCTCATTAAAGCCCTGCCGGCCACCAACCCTGCCCTCTGGGAGGAATATCAGGAGGCCAAGCACGCCGCCGAGGCTCAAAGCAAATTCCTGCGGGCCAGCGGCCGCTTTCCGCTTACCGCCCGCGGCGACATCAACACTTACAGCGTCTTTGCCGAGCTTTTCTCCCAGCTCCTCCGCCCGGGCGGACGCACCGGCGTGGTGCTCCCCACGGGCATCGCCACCGACGACACCAACAAGCACTTCTTCGCCCACCTGGTGGAGACCGGGCGGCTGGTGAGCCTTTATGACTTCGAAAACCGCGAGGGAATTTTCCCGGCAGTCGACAGTCGCTATAAGTTCTCCCTCCTTACCATGCGGGGCCAAGGGGAAGAAAAAACTCCGCTGCGCTTTGCCTTCTTCCTCACCCGCACCGAGCAATTGCGCGACGGCCGCCGCGTCTTTGAGATGAGCCCGGAGGACTTGGCCCTCTTTAACCCCAACACCCGCACCTGTCCCGTCTTCCGCACCCGCGAAGACGCTGAGCTGACCAAGAAAATCTACCGGCGCGTGCCGGTGCTGGTCAACGAGCAGACGGGGGGAAAACCCGTGGGGCGTAAGGTTTATGAGGATGTTTGA
- a CDS encoding helicase-related protein has translation MGVVAAPGSIVRCRGREWVVLPSSSPEVIRLRPLVGDEEEECGVYRPLVEAGLEKLEPAAFPLPAPEEAGEVLGVELLWNAARLLLRDGATPLRCLGRISVRPRAYQLVPLLMALRLDPVRILIADDVGVGKTIEALLIARELLDRGEIDRVCVLCPPYLCDQWQRELAEKFHIHAEVVRSGTVSRLERGLPPGEPSIFSYYEHLVVSIDYAKSERHRADFLIHCPRFVIVDEAHGAAQPGSASRAQQQRHELLKALAADPGRHLVLLTATPHSGIEESFVSLLALLRPSFARLSFRSLTDKEREEVARHFVQRRRPDIARWLGEHTCFPERESVEETYELSPAYRDLFQRVYSFSRELVRAGEALTGWRRRICFWAALSLLRCVMSSPAAAVAALLKQASGRPEGEKEVGDAAYAPFVYDLPDEEPVDAEPAHAVEEGGSELSEAQRQRLRQFARQAQALCGSEEDTKVVRCAQVVSELLREGYQPVVWCRYVATAEYVAGELRRRLAPAFPDLAVEAVTGARPEEDRRGAVLALSRHPRRVLVATDCLSEGVNLQDYFTAVVHYDLPWNPNRLEQREGRVDRFGQRAKKVKAVLLYGRDNPVDGAVLDVLLRKAREIRRSLGVSVPVPEDSESVMEAVLRALFARARDGGRGYVQLSLFGDPRVQEFHKRWDEAAGREKETRTRFAQRSIKPEEVQRELEETDRVLGDPGAVRRFVLSTWQRLGCGVRQDRDGSFSLYVPRGVDLPFVVRQALPENPWRVAFETPAPEGATYLGRNHPFVTALARYLLEGALAGAGNVPAARCGVVRTTKVRRRTVLTLLRVRYLLDEPGRERSLLAEEVLVAGFRGTLPDQVTVLEEGEALSLLAEAGPEAPVTAEERREVLSEMLGRWEGFLPRVEAVVRERARRLEEAHRRVRAAAGLLRRGLAVRPQLPPDLLGLLVLLPVPKGVTR, from the coding sequence GTGGGCGTGGTAGCGGCACCGGGCAGTATCGTGCGCTGTCGGGGGCGCGAGTGGGTGGTGCTGCCCTCGAGTTCGCCGGAGGTCATCAGGCTCCGTCCCTTGGTTGGGGACGAGGAAGAGGAGTGCGGTGTGTACCGCCCCCTGGTCGAAGCGGGCCTGGAGAAGCTTGAGCCGGCGGCGTTTCCCCTTCCCGCCCCGGAGGAAGCCGGGGAAGTTCTCGGCGTGGAACTTCTGTGGAACGCCGCCCGGCTCCTGTTGCGGGACGGGGCCACGCCTTTACGCTGTCTAGGCCGAATTTCGGTGCGGCCCCGCGCCTACCAACTGGTGCCTCTCCTGATGGCCCTGCGGCTCGACCCGGTGCGTATCTTAATAGCCGACGACGTGGGTGTGGGCAAGACCATAGAGGCCCTGCTTATCGCCAGGGAACTCCTCGACCGGGGGGAGATAGACCGCGTCTGTGTGCTGTGCCCGCCCTACCTCTGCGACCAGTGGCAGAGGGAGCTGGCGGAGAAGTTTCACATCCACGCGGAGGTCGTGCGCTCGGGCACGGTGAGCCGGCTGGAGCGCGGCTTGCCCCCCGGCGAGCCCAGCATCTTCAGCTACTACGAGCACCTGGTGGTCAGCATAGACTACGCCAAGTCGGAGCGGCACCGGGCGGACTTTCTCATCCACTGCCCCCGCTTCGTGATCGTGGACGAGGCTCACGGGGCGGCCCAGCCGGGCAGTGCCTCCCGCGCCCAGCAGCAGCGCCACGAGTTGCTCAAAGCCCTGGCAGCCGACCCCGGGAGGCACCTCGTGCTCCTCACCGCTACCCCCCACAGCGGCATTGAGGAGTCCTTTGTCTCTCTGCTGGCACTGCTGCGCCCCTCTTTCGCCAGACTAAGCTTCCGCAGCCTCACGGATAAAGAACGGGAGGAAGTGGCGCGCCACTTCGTGCAGAGGCGCCGCCCGGACATAGCACGCTGGCTGGGCGAGCACACCTGCTTTCCGGAGCGGGAGAGCGTGGAGGAAACTTACGAGCTATCCCCGGCGTACCGGGACCTCTTCCAGCGTGTCTACAGCTTCAGCCGGGAGCTCGTGCGCGCCGGCGAGGCCCTCACCGGCTGGCGCCGGCGCATCTGCTTCTGGGCGGCCCTCTCCTTGCTGCGGTGTGTTATGTCAAGTCCTGCCGCCGCCGTGGCCGCCCTGCTGAAGCAGGCTTCAGGCCGTCCCGAGGGGGAGAAGGAGGTAGGGGACGCTGCCTACGCTCCCTTCGTCTACGACCTGCCCGACGAGGAGCCCGTGGACGCGGAGCCGGCTCACGCGGTGGAGGAAGGGGGGAGCGAACTCTCGGAGGCTCAGCGGCAGAGGCTCCGCCAGTTTGCCCGGCAGGCTCAAGCCCTGTGCGGGAGCGAGGAGGACACCAAGGTAGTGCGGTGCGCCCAGGTGGTGTCCGAGCTTTTGCGGGAGGGGTACCAGCCCGTGGTCTGGTGCCGGTACGTGGCCACAGCCGAGTACGTGGCCGGGGAACTCAGGCGCCGCCTGGCTCCCGCTTTTCCCGACCTGGCTGTGGAAGCGGTGACCGGTGCCCGGCCGGAGGAGGACCGGCGCGGGGCGGTCCTGGCCCTTTCCCGCCACCCGCGCCGCGTCCTTGTGGCCACCGACTGCCTGAGCGAGGGCGTCAACCTGCAGGACTACTTCACCGCCGTGGTCCACTACGACCTTCCCTGGAACCCCAACCGGCTGGAGCAGAGGGAGGGGAGGGTGGACCGCTTCGGGCAGCGGGCGAAGAAAGTCAAGGCCGTCCTCCTCTACGGCCGGGACAACCCGGTGGACGGCGCGGTGCTGGACGTGCTCCTGCGCAAGGCCAGAGAGATACGCCGGAGCCTGGGGGTGTCGGTGCCCGTCCCCGAGGACAGCGAGTCGGTCATGGAGGCCGTCCTGCGAGCCCTCTTCGCCCGCGCGAGGGACGGGGGACGCGGTTACGTGCAGCTGAGCCTTTTCGGCGACCCCCGCGTGCAGGAGTTTCACAAACGGTGGGACGAAGCCGCCGGCAGGGAGAAGGAGACCCGCACCCGCTTCGCCCAGCGGTCCATCAAGCCCGAGGAGGTGCAGCGGGAGCTGGAGGAGACCGACAGGGTCCTGGGCGACCCCGGGGCGGTGCGCCGGTTCGTGCTGAGCACCTGGCAGCGTCTGGGTTGCGGGGTCCGCCAGGATAGAGACGGTAGCTTCAGCCTTTACGTCCCCCGCGGCGTCGACCTCCCCTTTGTCGTGCGCCAGGCGCTGCCGGAGAACCCGTGGCGGGTGGCCTTCGAGACTCCTGCTCCCGAAGGGGCGACGTACCTGGGGCGGAACCACCCCTTTGTCACCGCCCTGGCCCGGTACCTGCTGGAAGGCGCCCTCGCCGGGGCGGGCAACGTGCCGGCGGCGCGCTGCGGTGTCGTGCGCACGACCAAGGTGCGGCGCCGTACGGTCCTCACGCTCCTGCGGGTGCGCTACCTGCTGGACGAGCCTGGCCGGGAGCGGAGCCTGCTGGCCGAGGAGGTGCTAGTCGCAGGCTTTCGTGGGACCCTCCCGGATCAGGTCACGGTGCTGGAGGAAGGAGAAGCCCTCTCGCTTCTCGCAGAGGCCGGCCCCGAAGCGCCCGTCACTGCGGAGGAGCGCCGCGAGGTGCTGTCCGAGATGCTGGGCCGCTGGGAGGGTTTCCTGCCCCGGGTCGAGGCCGTGGTTCGGGAGAGGGCTCGGCGGCTGGAGGAGGCTCACCGGCGGGTGAGGGCAGCCGCCGGCCTGCTCCGGCGGGGCCTGGCGGTGCGCCCGCAACTCCCTCCCGACCTGCTCGGGCTCCTGGTTCTGCTTCCCGTGCCCAAGGGGGTGACGCGCTAG
- a CDS encoding Zn-binding domain-containing protein: protein MRLVVRDTQNLLLVYPLDPSWREEDFLATLQYALQRGMEQVFQVEEAEIASERIGEGESRAILYWEAAEGGVGVLRQLVRDRGALARVARAALKRCHFGAEEGCARACYGCLLSYTNQLDHHRLNRHLVYEALTRLASGFTREEKAERPYDEHYRWLRSLTDSRSELERRFLDHLYRTGRRLPDEAQKALADYPAIPDFFYEPNICVFCDGPVHDADAMRRRDEACRAELRELGYRVVVIRSDRDLEEQVRAYPDIFGRGRED from the coding sequence GTGCGCCTGGTCGTGAGGGACACCCAGAACCTCCTGCTGGTCTATCCCCTTGACCCATCCTGGCGGGAAGAAGACTTCTTGGCTACTCTACAGTACGCCCTTCAGCGGGGCATGGAGCAGGTCTTCCAGGTGGAGGAGGCCGAGATCGCCTCCGAGCGTATCGGGGAGGGGGAGTCACGCGCCATCCTCTACTGGGAGGCTGCAGAGGGAGGGGTAGGGGTGCTGCGCCAGTTGGTGCGCGACCGCGGGGCGCTGGCGAGGGTGGCCCGCGCGGCCCTGAAGCGCTGCCACTTTGGTGCCGAGGAGGGCTGCGCGCGGGCCTGCTACGGTTGCCTTCTCTCCTACACCAACCAACTCGATCATCACCGCCTCAACCGCCACCTCGTGTATGAGGCCCTGACCCGCTTGGCCTCCGGCTTCACCAGGGAGGAGAAGGCGGAGCGTCCCTACGATGAGCACTACCGCTGGCTTCGCTCCCTCACCGACTCACGCTCGGAGCTGGAGCGCCGCTTTCTGGATCACCTCTACCGCACCGGGCGGAGGCTTCCGGACGAGGCCCAGAAAGCTTTGGCGGACTACCCGGCCATTCCCGACTTCTTCTACGAGCCCAACATCTGCGTCTTCTGCGATGGTCCGGTTCACGACGCGGACGCGATGCGGCGGCGGGACGAGGCCTGCCGTGCGGAACTCAGGGAACTGGGTTACCGGGTGGTGGTCATCCGCTCCGACCGGGACCTGGAGGAGCAGGTCCGGGCTTACCCCGACATTTTCGGCAGGGGGAGGGAAGATTAA
- a CDS encoding DEAD/DEAH box helicase yields the protein MSVFRYASSILEDYKNYVRSFFNIADERVRERVERELFENNALWPEALLQLNPAYETASTVEELCRKGLLHPLCAEIFRQENGQPLRLFRHQQAAVECALRREPFVVTSGTGSGKTLTYLIPIFDAVLRGDPARAGVRAIIVYPMNALVNSQYEALERYAEAFRARTGQDFPVCFGRYTGQEKEAERNSLLEKPPHVLLTNYVMLELMLLRPRERLFIERGTSHVEFLVFDELHTYRGRQGADVALLIRRLRARCGNPDLVCVGTSATMVSGGEVGVAERRRVVAEFASKVFGVTVPPDNVIEEYFRPLSRLSEVSPVELRASLEGPLPETAEEFLRHPLTWWIERNYGVRPDPEGGMERCRPITLAEGAKRLAEETGADEALCCERLREFFLRGSRLRGSDGNPIFNLKLHQFIGQGQAVYATLESPSSRYLTLEGQYYAPGEDGARVLYPLEFCRLCGQAYYDVWLDEAERRFLPREPEGEFFDPAGAVTPGYLALEEELGGWAPDPEHLPPEWLDDRGRVKRSYRDAVPREVWVYPDGRFVEEPAPGAVKAFFQPKPFLLCLGCGEVYTRRDREFRKLTRLSSEGRSSATTVLTVSALLHAEEAGLEEKERKVLSFTDNRQDASLQAGHFNDFVRLSLLRAALYRALEAHGELRYDELTDKVISFLGLEVQDVAQNPDLDPSTPRGRDVWRTFRDLVEYRLYEDLQRSWRVVQPNLEQCGLLEVDYRGLRELCEDGDRWRACGPLAFLSPEERYRLVKAFLDYFRHHLAINAPCLQEEHQQRLRRKISQEINEQWWEEEDWFRPASRFVLEGTADLRHRKRSLSERSRIGRYLCRELQLSPADYREFLLQLAGLLCSWGYLVRYSDRDGVYLQLDASSLVWRRGEGNPPPPDPVYTRRVESPVYTEARRKVNEFFRRFYQEAASQLRGVEGREHTAQIPYERRMEREERFRTGKLKCLFCSPTMELGIDIAELRVVHLRNVPPTPANYAQRSGRAGRRGGPALVLTYCAARSGHDRYFFRHRADMVAGAVQCPRIDLGNEDLIRAHVHAIWLAKVGLRAETGSIEDWIDIDDLENLPLREEVRAQIELSERRLEECLEEARAVLSTCDPDLRDSDWYSEEWLENVLRRAPRTFDEAFGRWRELYRATMLRLRETQERHYRSRRRDEQEEARRIMQELDRQRRLLLNETDAREEADFYPYRYLASEGFLPGYNFPRLPLRAFVPRGEGEYIARPRFLALTEFGPFNIIYHDGAKYQVVGATFPPGGFEERLGRAKLCLKCGFYHDDEKADVCANCGTVLDAHNSEVAVLLDMPNVRTRRRERITCGEEERVRRGYRVSTHFRFAPAPGGKFRRASAVVCDEAGGQLLRLVYAPSAFLYRVNSGWRHRPPAEHFLIDPVTGEFVGKGEEEVAEDLPAASSARHERCAWS from the coding sequence GTGAGCGTTTTCCGATACGCCTCATCCATACTGGAGGACTACAAGAACTATGTGCGCAGCTTCTTCAACATAGCCGATGAGCGGGTGCGCGAGCGCGTGGAGCGGGAGCTTTTCGAGAACAACGCTCTCTGGCCCGAGGCCCTGCTGCAACTGAACCCGGCTTATGAAACGGCCTCCACTGTAGAAGAGCTGTGCCGAAAAGGCCTCCTCCATCCCCTTTGCGCCGAGATCTTTCGACAGGAAAACGGTCAGCCCCTGCGGCTTTTCCGCCACCAGCAGGCCGCCGTCGAGTGCGCCCTGCGCCGCGAGCCGTTCGTGGTGACCAGCGGCACCGGCTCGGGCAAGACCCTGACCTACCTAATCCCCATTTTCGACGCCGTTCTCCGGGGCGATCCGGCGCGGGCCGGAGTGCGGGCGATAATCGTGTACCCGATGAACGCCCTCGTCAACTCGCAGTACGAGGCCTTGGAGAGGTACGCCGAGGCTTTCCGCGCGCGGACCGGCCAGGACTTCCCCGTGTGCTTCGGTAGGTACACGGGGCAGGAGAAGGAAGCGGAGAGAAACTCTCTGCTCGAGAAGCCTCCCCACGTCCTGCTCACCAACTACGTGATGCTGGAACTGATGCTGCTCCGCCCCCGGGAGCGGCTCTTCATCGAGCGGGGCACTTCGCATGTGGAGTTTCTGGTTTTTGACGAGCTGCACACTTACCGGGGCAGGCAGGGGGCAGATGTGGCCCTGCTCATAAGGCGGCTGCGTGCGCGTTGCGGGAACCCCGATCTCGTCTGCGTGGGCACCAGCGCCACGATGGTGAGCGGCGGCGAAGTAGGCGTTGCTGAGCGGCGGCGGGTAGTGGCGGAGTTTGCCAGCAAGGTCTTCGGCGTCACGGTCCCGCCGGACAACGTCATCGAGGAGTACTTCCGCCCCCTCTCCCGGCTGAGCGAAGTGTCGCCGGTGGAACTGCGGGCTTCTCTGGAAGGGCCTCTCCCCGAGACGGCGGAGGAGTTTCTGCGGCATCCCCTCACCTGGTGGATCGAGCGGAACTACGGAGTCCGTCCCGATCCCGAGGGTGGCATGGAGAGGTGCAGGCCCATCACCCTGGCGGAGGGGGCGAAGAGGCTGGCGGAGGAGACGGGCGCGGACGAGGCTCTGTGCTGCGAGCGCCTTCGCGAGTTCTTCCTCCGTGGCAGCAGGCTACGTGGATCGGACGGAAATCCCATCTTCAATCTGAAGCTTCACCAGTTCATCGGCCAGGGGCAGGCGGTGTACGCCACTTTGGAGTCCCCCTCCTCCCGCTACTTGACCCTTGAGGGCCAGTACTACGCGCCGGGCGAGGACGGTGCGCGGGTTCTTTATCCCCTCGAGTTCTGCCGTCTGTGCGGGCAAGCATACTATGACGTGTGGCTTGACGAGGCAGAGAGGCGCTTCCTTCCCCGCGAGCCGGAGGGAGAGTTCTTCGACCCGGCGGGGGCGGTCACTCCCGGGTATCTGGCCCTGGAGGAGGAACTGGGAGGGTGGGCGCCCGATCCCGAGCACCTCCCTCCGGAGTGGCTTGACGACAGGGGGAGGGTGAAGAGGTCGTACCGGGACGCGGTTCCCAGGGAGGTTTGGGTCTACCCCGACGGCAGGTTTGTTGAAGAGCCGGCCCCCGGCGCCGTCAAGGCTTTCTTTCAGCCCAAGCCTTTCCTCCTCTGCCTCGGCTGCGGGGAAGTATACACCCGCCGGGACAGAGAGTTCCGCAAGCTGACCCGCCTCTCCAGCGAGGGGCGCAGCAGTGCGACCACTGTCCTCACAGTTTCGGCCCTGCTGCACGCCGAGGAGGCGGGCCTGGAGGAGAAGGAGCGCAAAGTCCTGAGCTTCACCGACAACCGCCAGGACGCCTCGCTCCAGGCGGGACACTTCAACGACTTCGTCCGCCTCTCCCTGCTCCGGGCGGCCCTTTACCGCGCCCTCGAAGCCCACGGCGAACTTCGCTATGACGAACTCACGGACAAGGTGATCTCCTTCTTGGGCCTTGAGGTGCAGGATGTGGCCCAGAACCCGGACCTCGACCCAAGCACCCCGCGGGGGCGCGACGTGTGGCGGACCTTCCGCGACCTGGTGGAGTACCGCCTCTACGAAGATCTTCAGCGCAGCTGGCGCGTTGTTCAGCCCAACCTGGAGCAGTGCGGCCTCCTCGAGGTTGACTACCGGGGCCTGAGGGAACTCTGCGAGGACGGGGATAGGTGGCGTGCCTGCGGGCCGCTGGCGTTTCTTTCCCCGGAGGAGCGCTACCGTCTTGTCAAGGCCTTCCTCGACTACTTCCGGCACCACCTGGCCATTAACGCCCCCTGCCTCCAGGAGGAGCACCAGCAACGCCTGCGCCGGAAGATAAGCCAGGAGATAAACGAGCAGTGGTGGGAAGAGGAGGACTGGTTCCGGCCCGCCTCCAGGTTTGTCCTCGAGGGCACGGCGGACCTCAGGCACAGGAAGAGGAGTCTGAGCGAGCGCAGCCGGATTGGCCGCTACCTGTGCCGGGAACTCCAGCTTTCCCCCGCTGACTACCGCGAGTTTCTCCTGCAGCTGGCGGGGCTCCTCTGTAGCTGGGGCTACCTGGTCAGGTACTCCGACAGGGATGGGGTGTACCTGCAGCTCGATGCCTCCTCTCTGGTGTGGCGCCGGGGTGAGGGGAACCCGCCCCCGCCGGATCCCGTGTACACCCGGCGGGTGGAAAGCCCGGTCTACACCGAGGCACGCCGGAAGGTCAACGAGTTCTTCCGCAGGTTCTACCAGGAAGCGGCGAGCCAGCTGCGCGGGGTCGAGGGTAGGGAGCACACGGCACAGATCCCCTACGAGAGACGGATGGAGCGCGAAGAGCGGTTCAGGACGGGGAAGCTCAAGTGTCTCTTCTGCTCTCCCACCATGGAACTCGGTATCGACATTGCCGAGCTGCGGGTGGTCCACCTGCGCAACGTTCCTCCCACGCCGGCCAACTACGCCCAGCGCAGCGGCCGGGCCGGCCGCCGCGGCGGTCCCGCGCTGGTACTCACCTACTGCGCAGCGCGCAGCGGCCACGACCGGTACTTCTTCCGGCACCGGGCGGACATGGTCGCCGGGGCGGTCCAGTGCCCTCGCATCGACTTAGGTAACGAGGATCTTATCCGGGCGCACGTCCACGCCATCTGGCTGGCCAAGGTAGGGCTTCGCGCGGAAACGGGTTCTATCGAGGACTGGATAGACATAGACGATCTTGAAAACCTTCCTCTCCGGGAGGAGGTGCGGGCCCAGATAGAGCTTTCGGAGAGGCGGCTTGAGGAGTGCCTGGAGGAGGCCCGGGCCGTCTTGTCTACTTGCGACCCCGACCTTCGGGACAGCGACTGGTATTCCGAGGAGTGGCTGGAGAACGTCCTGCGCCGTGCCCCGCGCACATTTGATGAGGCCTTCGGGCGCTGGCGCGAGCTTTACCGTGCGACCATGCTGCGGCTGCGGGAGACCCAGGAGAGGCACTACCGCTCCCGCCGTCGGGATGAGCAGGAAGAGGCGCGCAGGATCATGCAGGAACTCGACCGGCAACGCCGCCTGTTGCTAAACGAGACCGACGCCCGGGAGGAGGCCGACTTCTATCCCTACCGCTACCTGGCCAGCGAGGGCTTCCTGCCCGGGTACAACTTCCCCCGACTCCCCCTGCGGGCTTTTGTCCCGCGTGGGGAGGGGGAGTACATCGCCAGGCCGCGCTTCCTGGCCCTCACCGAGTTCGGTCCGTTCAACATCATCTACCATGACGGGGCCAAGTACCAGGTGGTGGGCGCCACGTTCCCGCCCGGCGGCTTTGAGGAACGGCTGGGGAGGGCCAAGCTCTGCCTCAAGTGCGGCTTCTACCACGACGACGAGAAGGCGGACGTCTGCGCCAACTGCGGGACCGTGCTGGACGCCCACAACAGCGAAGTGGCGGTGCTTCTGGACATGCCCAACGTCAGGACCAGGCGGCGGGAGCGCATCACCTGCGGCGAGGAGGAAAGGGTGCGCCGCGGCTACCGGGTGTCGACCCACTTCCGCTTTGCCCCCGCCCCCGGTGGTAAGTTCCGGCGCGCATCCGCCGTGGTTTGCGACGAGGCCGGCGGGCAACTCCTCCGCCTGGTTTATGCCCCTTCGGCTTTTCTGTACCGCGTGAACAGCGGCTGGCGCCACCGCCCGCCCGCGGAGCACTTCCTGATCGACCCCGTTACGGGAGAGTTCGTGGGAAAGGGAGAGGAGGAGGTGGCGGAGGACCTTCCTGCTGCCTCTTCTGCCAGGCACGAGCGGTGCGCCTGGTCGTGA